The DNA region CGTGCGGCGCTGCAGAGTGGTTTCGCCGCAGCCACCATCCTGTCCGGCGGGCCGCGCCGGGCCGCCAGCAACGAACTGCGCATCGCCTTCGACGGGGACGCGGTGCTGTTCTCGGACGACTCCGAGCGGGTCTACCAGCAGGGCGGGCTCGAGGCCTTCCAGGCCTACGAGCGCCAGGCGGCCTTGACCCCGCTGGACGGCGGCCCCTTCAAGCCATTCCTTTCGGCGCTCAACAGCCTGCAGCAGGAGTTCCCCGCCGATGCCTGCCCGATCCGCACGGCGCTGGTCACCGCCCGCTCGGCGCCTGCCCATGAACGGGTCATCCGCACCCTGCGCGAATGGAACATCCGCCTCGACGAGTCCTTCTTCCTCGGCGGGCTGGAGAAATCCTCCATCCTCGATGCCTTCGGCGCCGACGTGTTCTTCGACGACCAGGCGGGACATTGCGAGAAAGCCCGCGAAGTGGTCGCCACCGGCCACGTTCCCCACGGTGTGAGCAACGAACCGCTGATATCTGACTAAGCTGAGACGAGGCCCGCCACCCAGGCAGTAGGAGGCCTCATGATCCGTTCGATTCTCTACGCCACCGACCTCGGTCTCTACGCCCCCTATGTGCTGCAGCACGCCCTTTCGCTCGCCCGGGTCTACCAGGCC from Pseudomonas tohonis includes:
- a CDS encoding 5'-nucleotidase, giving the protein MAGGLADKLVLAISSRALFDLNESHRVYESEGIEAYRQYQIDHEDEVLDPGDAFPLVQKLLGLNSALGQPRVEVILVSRNSADTGLRAFNSIQQHGLAISRAAFSGGRSPGPYLKAFGCHLFLSTHVDDVRAALQSGFAAATILSGGPRRAASNELRIAFDGDAVLFSDDSERVYQQGGLEAFQAYERQAALTPLDGGPFKPFLSALNSLQQEFPADACPIRTALVTARSAPAHERVIRTLREWNIRLDESFFLGGLEKSSILDAFGADVFFDDQAGHCEKAREVVATGHVPHGVSNEPLISD